In the Lepisosteus oculatus isolate fLepOcu1 chromosome 6, fLepOcu1.hap2, whole genome shotgun sequence genome, one interval contains:
- the LOC138239459 gene encoding protein NYNRIN-like produces the protein MSLNRVSQVNAIRWSKWQVLLEAPNITIEREGALNPATLLPDPSEAYMLEHSCDVWAMGEDEGIKIAEQPLRNEDLILFTDGTSFINSSGERKAGWAVTTEHDIQCGGRFEVPTSAQRAELKALVEACKLAKGKTTTIYTDSRYAFGVCHDFGRLWSNRDFLTSAGTPVKNADLVSELLAALQLPKQVAVVKCKGHSREDTPEARGNKLADWTARQAALGQWEEWAIEKPLQIISVCTVNIQALRTEQLSELQAQAPRIEKWTWMERNVGLQKDGTWRCQRTGRPACPKQLMPYLAQQIHSTGHPGVSQMTRRFAQSWVGTGFTPFAADVVQRCGECQKASGAPPVRAPNLRRPAPEGPFRHWQIDYCSLPPCKGKTGLLVMVDQFSRWVEAVSVKRETAQTTAKYLVTEVIPRWGLPCRIDSDQGTHFTGKVCQVVADLLGIKWDLHCPHHPQSSGMVGGTGEPDFEG, from the coding sequence ATGTCCCTGAATCGGGTCAGTCAGGTTAATGCGATACGATGGAGCAAGTGGCAGGTCTTGTTAGAGGCTCCAAATATTACCATTGAACGTGAAGGAGCTCTTAATCCAGCCACATTGTTACCTGACCCATCAGAAGCCTACATGttagaacacagctgtgatgtttgggcaatgggagaagatgagggcatcaaaatagccgagcaaccactaaggaatgaagacctcatccttttcactgatggaacttcattcataaattctagtggggagaggaaagcgggttgggctgtgactacagaacatgatatccaatgtgggggaagatttgaggtacccacgtcagcacagcgagctgaactgaaagctttggtggaagcctgtaaattagcaaaaggcaagaccaccacaatatacacagactcacgatacgcatttggagtatgccatgattttggaaggttatggagtaatagggattttttaacctctgctggcactccggtaaagaatgcagatctggtgtctgagctgcttgcggctctccaactcccaaagcaggtagctgtagtcaaatgtaagggccacagcagagaggacactcccgaggccaggggcaataagctagcagactggacagcacgtcaagctgccctggggcaatgggaggagtgggctatagaaaaacctcttcagattatttcagtttgcacagtgaacatacaggcactccggacggaacagctcagcgagctccaggcccaggctccaaggattgagaaatggacctggatggaacgcaatgtggggctgcagaagGATGGGACCTGGAGGTGCCAGCGTACAGGCAGACCCGCCTGTCCCAAGCAACTAATGCCCTACCTGGCACAgcaaatacactccacagggcaCCCAGGTGTTAGCCAAATGACTCGACGCTTTGCTCAGAGCTGGGTGGGCACAGGCTTCACACCCTTCGCAGCTGATGTGGTACAACGCTGTGGAGAGTGCCAAAAAGCCTCTGGAGCACCGCCGGTTCGGGCTCCTAATCTTCGACGTCCTGCACCCGAGGGGCCCTTTAGACACTGGCAAATAGACTATTGTTCACTGCCACcctgtaaagggaaaacaggCCTCCTAGTGATGGTGGACCAGTTTTCTAGATGGGTGGAGGCTGTCTCTGTCAAACGAGAGACTGCGCAGacaactgccaaatatctcgtgacagaagtaattccccgatggggactcccgtgtcgcatagactcagaccagggcacacattttactggaaaagtgtGTCAGGTGGTGGCAGACCTACTAGGGATCAAATGGGACCTGCATTGCCCTCATCACCCGCAGTCCTCCGGCATGGTGGGTGGAACGGGTGAACCGGACTTTGAAGGCTAA